From Candidatus Brocadiaceae bacterium, the proteins below share one genomic window:
- a CDS encoding flavin reductase family protein: MKKSLGAKTIVFPTPVFIVGTYDSSGKANAMNVAWGGICCSKPPCIGISLRKATYSFNNIVERKAFTINIPTEAQIREADYFGIASGRDEDKFSRAKLTPIKSDLVDAPYIEEFPFILECRLLHTIEIGLHTQFIGEIVDVKAEKSALGEGDTPDIEKIKPVLYSPGTRTYHGVGQCLGNAFSVGKNI, translated from the coding sequence ATGAAAAAATCTTTAGGAGCAAAAACAATCGTTTTTCCGACACCCGTTTTTATTGTAGGCACCTATGACTCTTCCGGAAAGGCAAATGCAATGAATGTCGCGTGGGGAGGAATCTGCTGCTCAAAACCTCCTTGTATCGGTATTTCACTCAGAAAGGCTACCTATTCGTTCAACAATATCGTGGAACGAAAGGCATTTACGATAAATATTCCCACAGAAGCACAGATAAGAGAAGCTGACTATTTTGGAATCGCTTCGGGGCGGGACGAGGACAAATTTTCCAGGGCAAAACTTACACCGATAAAAAGTGATCTTGTTGACGCCCCTTACATTGAGGAATTTCCTTTTATTCTGGAATGCAGGCTTCTCCATACCATTGAAATAGGGTTACACACCCAATTTATCGGAGAAATCGTTGATGTAAAAGCCGAAAAATCGGCGCTTGGGGAAGGAGATACCCCTGATATTGAAAAGATAAAACCTGTTTTATATTCTCCCGGAACCCGCACCTATCATGGTGTCGGACAATGTCTCGGCAATGCATTTTCCGTAGGGAAAAATATTTAA
- the bcp gene encoding thioredoxin-dependent thiol peroxidase: protein MQLKNGDAAPPFKLADQNGKEHELSDFQGQWVILYFYPKDNTPGCTREACAFRDNFAEYKKLKIKILGISADSVESHKKFVEKYGLPFTLLSDASRETVKQYGVWGKKKMIGKEYEGINRMSFLINPEGKIEKIYRKVKPPEHAEEVLNDRKQADS, encoded by the coding sequence ATGCAGCTCAAAAACGGTGATGCAGCCCCGCCATTTAAACTTGCCGATCAAAACGGCAAAGAGCACGAACTTTCAGATTTTCAGGGACAATGGGTTATTCTTTACTTTTACCCGAAAGATAATACACCCGGGTGTACCAGGGAGGCATGCGCGTTCAGGGATAATTTTGCAGAATATAAAAAGCTCAAGATAAAAATTCTGGGTATTAGTGCCGATTCGGTGGAGAGTCATAAAAAATTTGTGGAAAAATACGGACTCCCTTTTACCTTGCTGTCTGATGCTTCCAGAGAGACTGTTAAGCAGTATGGCGTCTGGGGAAAAAAGAAAATGATAGGGAAAGAATATGAGGGTATCAATCGAATGTCTTTTTTGATTAATCCGGAGGGGAAGATCGAAAAAATTTATCGGAAGGTAAAACCTCCGGAACATGCAGAAGAGGTGTTAAACGATAGAAAGCAGGCCGATTCCTGA
- a CDS encoding insulinase family protein — protein sequence MSSVQNLGSALKEGFFQGKRKTPIGNVVAVLMATVWMGCFLCYGEDFSQKAPELFRETRQASVFYLDNGMEVILVENHASPMITAFTIVKTGSRNENAATNGSAHFLEHLLFNGTKNRTQEELYGEMDYYGGYNNAHTGPDYTNYMILMPKEFISQGMDIQADMLFRSVLPPEKFEKERGIVIEEIGKNADSPTIQADRHFLRNFYAGTPYERPVLGTVSTITHLKRDDVLNYYQTWYVPNNMILMVIGDFSTQEMVKLVREKYGPFPPGKLPEYKSVQLVAPAKLRIIRANGMGKFPKDRHYLDMGFILPLPASEDFQSLKLLSEFLGGKKDSRLDTLFEQEAYRGLVNSMSTNLNFNRDFSTLQISAELPSDADVDQVVALVIQAVHGMAENPVPVGEIESVLVARATQEIYLQEKLHYYGMMKSGYLAAGGYSFLKSYMDGLMQVTPQSIQKAAAQYLIDQVPVVTLVSPPALASDEITERSPNKYYRKTMENGLDVVVKENHDSRVIGIHLLAKGRSLSEGKDKRGMAELLQRMLLEGGTVKHPGNKLYRELEAIGAEVKLFDNPHIPYDDYYNSPRFAYIRMKVVDAFLEKGLKLLGEMVSQPQLTPEAFDEAKRQILSLSATAASSTPKVAARIFYDNLFQKNPGFGWILGNPEDVEQLQLQEVRDFHNTFYNPANLLLVISGNQPVEEVMKLVVKNLGGVWGKTGWKALSFTPKFNKMGSAVREKLGKSQSEISFANIFEVDEKDEPALHILGDIFSGRLAFNLRETQGLAYTIGMHFRKYQGVRWYCISMGTRPENIARAIDGIRSEISAIRKANFDADEIQKTINAALGRRGMRRLDRVNQAYYISMEVLDGYSPEADDQYAEKLKAVTRKDVEKLARRVFQKDDHLIVIVE from the coding sequence ATGTCGTCTGTTCAGAATCTTGGCAGCGCTTTAAAAGAAGGTTTCTTTCAAGGAAAACGAAAAACCCCCATAGGTAACGTTGTTGCTGTTCTCATGGCGACTGTCTGGATGGGATGTTTTTTGTGCTATGGTGAAGATTTTTCACAAAAGGCGCCGGAATTGTTTCGGGAAACCCGGCAGGCATCGGTATTTTATCTTGATAACGGTATGGAAGTTATACTCGTTGAAAACCATGCCAGCCCGATGATTACCGCGTTTACCATCGTCAAAACCGGAAGCCGAAATGAGAATGCTGCCACGAACGGATCAGCTCATTTTCTTGAGCACCTGCTTTTCAATGGTACGAAAAACCGTACCCAGGAAGAGCTGTATGGTGAAATGGATTATTATGGCGGTTACAATAATGCCCATACAGGGCCTGATTACACGAACTATATGATATTGATGCCGAAAGAATTCATCTCTCAGGGTATGGACATTCAAGCCGATATGTTGTTTCGTTCCGTGCTGCCACCGGAAAAGTTTGAAAAAGAACGCGGCATCGTTATTGAAGAGATTGGAAAAAATGCTGACAGTCCCACAATTCAGGCAGACAGGCATTTCCTGCGGAACTTCTATGCCGGTACCCCCTACGAACGGCCGGTACTGGGAACGGTTTCAACGATTACACATCTCAAACGTGACGATGTGCTGAACTATTATCAAACCTGGTATGTGCCCAACAATATGATTCTGATGGTGATCGGTGATTTTTCTACTCAGGAAATGGTGAAACTGGTTCGCGAGAAATATGGTCCGTTTCCGCCCGGGAAACTCCCTGAATACAAATCCGTACAGCTTGTGGCGCCTGCAAAATTGCGTATTATTCGTGCAAACGGCATGGGAAAATTTCCAAAAGATCGCCACTACCTGGATATGGGATTTATACTGCCGTTGCCGGCTTCCGAAGATTTTCAGTCATTGAAATTGCTGTCCGAATTTCTTGGAGGAAAAAAGGACTCCAGGCTGGACACCTTGTTTGAACAGGAAGCTTACAGGGGGCTTGTGAATTCAATGAGTACAAATTTGAATTTTAATCGTGATTTTTCAACGTTGCAAATCTCCGCGGAGCTTCCCTCTGATGCCGATGTGGACCAGGTAGTTGCATTGGTGATACAGGCAGTACATGGTATGGCGGAAAATCCTGTGCCTGTCGGGGAAATAGAGTCTGTGCTCGTAGCGCGGGCAACGCAGGAAATTTACCTGCAGGAAAAGTTGCATTACTATGGGATGATGAAGTCAGGATATCTTGCCGCAGGAGGGTATTCCTTTCTGAAAAGTTACATGGACGGACTTATGCAGGTAACACCGCAATCGATACAAAAGGCTGCAGCGCAATATCTGATCGACCAGGTGCCTGTTGTCACTCTTGTGTCACCGCCGGCTCTCGCCTCGGACGAAATTACCGAAAGATCTCCGAATAAATATTACCGGAAAACAATGGAAAACGGTTTGGACGTTGTGGTGAAGGAAAATCACGATAGCCGTGTGATTGGTATACACCTCTTGGCAAAAGGAAGAAGTCTCAGCGAGGGGAAGGATAAACGGGGCATGGCAGAGCTCTTGCAGCGGATGTTGCTTGAGGGGGGAACCGTGAAACATCCCGGCAATAAGTTGTACCGGGAGCTTGAAGCTATCGGCGCGGAGGTAAAACTGTTTGACAATCCCCATATTCCTTACGATGATTATTACAATTCTCCCCGCTTTGCCTACATCCGCATGAAGGTAGTGGATGCTTTTCTTGAAAAAGGCCTAAAACTGCTTGGAGAGATGGTATCGCAGCCACAGCTTACCCCTGAAGCCTTTGATGAGGCGAAGAGGCAAATTCTATCACTTTCCGCTACTGCCGCATCGAGTACGCCGAAGGTGGCCGCTCGAATCTTCTATGATAATCTCTTTCAGAAAAATCCTGGATTTGGCTGGATACTTGGAAATCCTGAGGACGTTGAACAGCTTCAACTGCAGGAGGTACGGGATTTTCACAATACCTTTTACAACCCCGCGAATCTGCTGCTGGTGATTTCCGGTAATCAACCGGTTGAAGAAGTTATGAAACTGGTTGTCAAAAACCTCGGAGGTGTATGGGGAAAAACCGGTTGGAAGGCACTGTCGTTCACCCCAAAATTTAATAAAATGGGTAGCGCCGTACGCGAGAAACTGGGCAAATCGCAGTCAGAAATCTCATTTGCGAATATATTTGAGGTTGACGAAAAGGACGAACCCGCACTGCATATACTGGGAGACATTTTTTCCGGCCGTTTAGCTTTTAACCTGCGCGAGACTCAGGGGCTTGCCTATACCATTGGCATGCACTTCCGAAAATATCAGGGTGTCCGATGGTACTGTATCTCCATGGGTACAAGACCGGAAAATATAGCACGTGCCATAGACGGTATTCGTAGTGAAATTTCTGCCATACGAAAGGCAAACTTTGACGCCGATGAAATACAGAAAACGATTAACGCAGCGTTGGGCCGCAGGGGCATGAGAAGGCTGGACCGTGTAAACCAGGCATACTATATCAGTATGGAGGTCCTTGACGGATATTCTCCTGAAGCGGATGATCAGTACGCGGAGAAACTGAAGGCGGTTACCCGGAAAGATGTGGAAAAGCTGGCACGCAGGGTTTTTCAGAAAGATGACCATTTAATCGTGATTGTTGAGTAA
- the pgk gene encoding phosphoglycerate kinase: protein MRYDVLNQLKVKNKRVFLRVDFNVPIVNKKILDDSRIKAHDATICHLMDKGAKIVLGTHVGRPKLPAASAEGMDGNSMDTNVLILFKHLKKIYGDKISFVDACVGEEVNFNIMHLRSGHLLLLQNLRYESAEQSGNEGEMRNFAKTLSSYIDIYVNDALSVCQNKDASVFYLPQYTKNTAIGFLLQKEIHLIEKLVSPVLPAAAFLGGFKVQDKIGVMQKFLKKGFEVFIGGAMRNPFLKFQKYAIGSSKLDADYNDVLRQIMEDFRDRIHIPIDVKTGTILDKEKKRIGNVRYVDFLKKEEIPEGEEALDNGPGTMLLYRKIIKQKGMETLFANGPFGLIENKSFRFGTFQLARIFLENQHAHRVYGGGDIIHGFNLFSERFNRDRESLGERCYAGNGVLQYIASDGDLPGLCALTRETL, encoded by the coding sequence ATGAGATATGATGTTTTAAATCAGCTGAAAGTTAAAAACAAAAGGGTGTTTCTTCGAGTGGATTTTAATGTGCCAATAGTAAACAAAAAAATTCTTGATGACTCTAGGATTAAGGCTCATGACGCCACTATTTGCCACTTAATGGATAAAGGGGCTAAAATCGTACTGGGAACACATGTTGGCAGGCCAAAGTTGCCTGCAGCGAGTGCGGAGGGTATGGACGGAAACAGTATGGATACAAATGTTCTCATACTATTTAAGCACTTAAAAAAAATATATGGTGACAAAATATCGTTTGTTGATGCTTGTGTCGGTGAAGAGGTAAATTTTAACATCATGCATTTGCGGAGCGGTCATCTGTTATTACTCCAGAACCTGAGATACGAAAGCGCTGAACAATCCGGTAATGAGGGGGAAATGCGGAATTTTGCTAAAACATTGTCTTCGTACATTGACATTTATGTCAATGACGCACTGTCCGTATGTCAGAATAAGGACGCCTCCGTCTTTTATTTGCCACAGTATACAAAAAACACTGCTATCGGCTTTTTGCTGCAAAAAGAGATCCATTTGATAGAAAAGCTTGTGAGCCCGGTATTGCCGGCCGCCGCATTTTTAGGTGGGTTTAAAGTGCAGGATAAAATAGGAGTAATGCAAAAATTTTTAAAAAAAGGTTTCGAGGTGTTTATCGGTGGCGCTATGAGAAATCCATTTTTAAAATTTCAAAAGTATGCTATCGGAAGCTCAAAATTAGACGCTGATTATAATGACGTTTTACGTCAAATAATGGAAGACTTTCGAGACAGGATACATATCCCGATTGATGTAAAAACAGGGACGATACTGGACAAAGAAAAAAAAAGAATTGGTAATGTGCGATACGTGGATTTTTTAAAGAAAGAAGAAATTCCTGAGGGTGAAGAGGCCTTAGATAATGGGCCTGGGACTATGTTATTATACAGAAAAATAATAAAACAAAAGGGTATGGAGACGTTGTTTGCCAATGGCCCTTTCGGTTTAATAGAAAATAAATCATTTCGGTTTGGAACTTTTCAACTGGCCCGTATTTTTCTTGAAAACCAGCATGCTCACAGGGTTTATGGAGGAGGAGATATTATTCATGGCTTTAATTTGTTTTCAGAACGTTTTAACCGTGACAGAGAAAGCCTCGGCGAACGATGTTATGCAGGGAATGGTGTTTTGCAATATATTGCCAGTGATGGGGACTTGCCCGGGCTTTGCGCTCTGACGCGGGAGACACTATAG
- a CDS encoding aldo/keto reductase yields MEEVTITGIKLKASRIGLGTWAIGGWMWGGTDEKESIRTIHAALDHGINLIDTAPIYGFGLSEEIVGKAIEEYGNREKIIIATKVGLEWNDGQVSRNSRKERIFKEIQDSLRRLRTDVIDIYQVHWPDSLVPIEETAEAMNKLYREGTIRAIGVSNYSPAQMDVFRQISPLHTVQPPYNLFERQAEKDVLPYAKKHSIITVTYGALCRGLLTGRMKPDTEFTGDDLRKVDPKFQKLRYSQYLEAVAQLEQFARTRFNKSVLSLAVRWLLDQSGVNVALWGARKPEQLASVEEVMGWALDYEAFQHIESIVENTIQDSIGAEFMAPPAQ; encoded by the coding sequence ATGGAAGAAGTTACCATTACCGGAATAAAATTGAAGGCTTCACGGATTGGTCTGGGAACGTGGGCGATCGGTGGGTGGATGTGGGGGGGGACAGATGAAAAAGAATCGATCCGCACGATCCATGCCGCGCTTGACCATGGCATCAATTTGATTGATACCGCACCAATTTATGGTTTCGGACTCTCAGAAGAGATCGTTGGGAAGGCAATTGAAGAGTACGGCAATCGTGAAAAAATTATTATTGCAACCAAGGTTGGCTTGGAATGGAATGACGGGCAGGTGAGCCGGAATTCAAGGAAGGAACGTATATTCAAAGAAATTCAGGATTCTCTGAGACGCTTGCGTACCGATGTTATTGATATTTATCAGGTCCATTGGCCGGATTCTTTGGTTCCTATAGAGGAAACCGCAGAGGCCATGAATAAACTGTATCGGGAAGGTACGATTCGTGCCATTGGGGTAAGTAATTATTCTCCGGCACAAATGGATGTTTTCCGGCAGATATCACCGCTTCATACCGTACAGCCTCCATACAATTTGTTTGAACGTCAGGCAGAAAAGGATGTTCTTCCCTATGCAAAAAAACACAGCATCATAACAGTAACCTATGGGGCATTGTGCCGGGGATTGTTGACGGGGAGGATGAAACCGGATACGGAATTTACCGGTGACGATCTTCGCAAGGTCGATCCAAAGTTTCAGAAACTCCGGTACAGTCAGTATCTCGAAGCGGTTGCACAACTTGAACAATTTGCCCGGACTCGATTTAATAAGAGTGTGTTGTCGCTTGCGGTGCGCTGGTTATTGGATCAATCCGGAGTGAACGTTGCATTGTGGGGCGCTCGCAAACCTGAACAGTTAGCTTCGGTAGAAGAGGTAATGGGGTGGGCTTTGGATTATGAGGCCTTTCAGCATATAGAAAGCATCGTTGAAAATACCATTCAGGATAGTATCGGAGCGGAATTTATGGCCCCGCCGGCACAATAG
- a CDS encoding pentapeptide repeat-containing protein, translating to MYTDVSQGRYSGTKLRKANLRKTILRRANLDGASLWEANLQEATLELASLEGTDLMYTNLRNANLRGAELLEADLEKADLWGTELLEANLEEANLLHTKT from the coding sequence TTGTATACTGATGTATCACAGGGACGCTACAGTGGCACAAAACTAAGAAAGGCAAATCTAAGAAAAACGATACTCAGAAGAGCCAACCTTGACGGAGCCAGCCTCTGGGAAGCCAACCTTCAGGAAGCAACGCTTGAATTAGCTAGCCTTGAGGGAACCGACCTCATGTACACAAACCTTCGGAATGCCAATCTTCGGGGCGCAGAACTTCTGGAAGCCGATCTTGAGAAAGCTGACCTTTGGGGAACCGAACTTCTGGAAGCCAACCTTGAGGAAGCGAACCTTTTACATACAAAAACATAA